The sequence ACTGCTAACCACTCTAGAATCGGACTCGGCTTCCTCTCTTTTGAGGAAGAGAGATTTCACTTCGGCTTCTGGTCCATGATGAAGTCGCCTCTCCTTATCGGAGGAGTCTTGGATGAGAAGGAAATGCCAAGTGAATCTATCAAGATCATGTCCAATAAGGaggtcatcgccatcaaccaAGACCCCCTAGGCAAGGCAGCTGAACTCGTTATCCGATATACCGAGGAAGAGTGGGATGTGTGGGCCGGCGACCTTTCTTCCAATCGAAAGGTGTTGGCTGTTGCCAACTGGAAGAACGAGTCTCAGACGGTGGACGTTGATTTGAGTCTGATCGGCGTGGGCAAGGCTAAGGCCCGTGACGTCTGGGCTCATGCTGACGGTTCTATCTCTGATATCGAGACCTTTGAACTGAAGGCTCATGAGCTTAGACTCCTCGTCTTGAGCGAGATTGAAGAGGCTTCACGTCCCAAGGCGCTCAGCTACTACGCTGCGGACGATGCATCTCTCGAAGGGTCCGCCAAAATTGTCGACTGCAGCAAGACCGAGTGCCTGCCAGTGAACAAGAAGATCGGAAACATCGGCGGCAAAGACACCAAAGTCACCTTCAAGTCAGTCAGCGCccctcgagatggagaggtGCTCGTGGGAATCGACTTTATCAACTACGACTATCGCCATACCATGTGGGACTGGGAATCTAACACCCGAAACATGACCATTGCTGTCAACAAAGGAGATTCCAAGCGTTGGGCTTTCCCAATCGCTGGTGGAGACTGGTTTGAGAGTGGCAGGCTGAACGTTGTGCTTGATGGTTTCGTTAAAGGAGACGGCAATACTGTCACTTTCACGCCATCATCGTCCTCTGGCTGGGCTCCTGATCTGGTTGGATTTGAGATATTCGAGTAACATGGCATACCAACTTCAGCTGGGCGGCTTCTCCAGTCAGTCCGGTGAGACGCCTGGAGCAGGGCCACTACTGTCCTATTTCCTTCTCACTTGCAGTCATTACCATCTTGTCATCAAGACAGCTCCCTCGTCATTAAAACCAATCCCAAGCTTCTTTCAAGTAAGCTTGGCTAAATAGCAATTGTCAGTTATAAATACTAGCATGACTGGCGAAAGGTTGAACCTACATGGGTGAAGTAGGCCACCCATACTGTTTCATTGTTTTGGCCAAGATGTGAAAGAGTGCAGTGCCTCTTGTTCGTTGCGGAGTTGAAAGAGGTCTCCCGCTAGGGCAATGGCCATGCAGGCAATACTAAAGAGCCATCAGTGATGCATATCCAAGATGGTGGTGCCAATGTGAACGTACATGTGAGCAGGGTTGACCTGACTGATTGACTCAGCGATCCCGCATATTATGTTGGAGTTGTTCTTAATCTCGCACTGAACGATTGTTAGaccttcatcatctccttcAATGGGAGTAGCCAACTTACATCAATCTTCTTTTTCGCCATCGTCTTGGCAGAGCCTATGTTGTGGAGAGAAGGATTATGTGAAAGGAGAAGGATTCGTGCGAGGTGGTAGTGTTGGAGCCCTCCCGCTACAGACTCGTTGTATACCCAGATCTTTGGGTACAGTTGTCCATTTGATGGTTGTGAGAGATAGATGGGCGTGAAAGAGTCTGGTTTTGAATGTGTCTAAGTTGTCAAGTCGTCAAGGAGTGCATCATATCGTGAGTCGTCCCTGTTGTTTCCGAAGCAGTACTCAACGATTTCAGAAAGCAGTAGAAGTATTTGATTGGCGGTGTTGACTGAGGTGAATCGGGGATGTCTGGATTCCATCCGGCATTGTTGGTATCAGAAAGGGCAGCTAAATGAAGGGGGATGGTTAGTCAAGATCTGGACGCATGTGGTGAAATAAAGGCAGTTTACTTTCCATTGTTTGCCCAAATCTGTGAAGCGAGGCTGTGTCCAGTTGGCCCCGTTCATGCATGGAATTTGCGGCATCTCGGTTGCGAACGGATGTTGGAGACCTATCCAAGCCAAATTGATGTCCCATGAATGGTGCATTGGAGCCCAAGTGCCGGGTGGATATCAAGGCCATGAGGTCAACGAGGCTCTGGTCGGCTAGGGCATGTTGGGCGAGCCCTTTGGAGAAGGCTTTGTCTGGATCCCCAAAGTCAAATGCAGGGCTCAGGTTGAAGATGAAATATCGGAATAACTCTGCTCTTTCTCTTTCTGTTGTATGCGTGTTTGAAGCTGCTGCGTATGGCGTGGTTTGAAGGGTGAGAAAGTCGTCGAGGTGAGGAAGATGGTCGTCACCCCAGGCGTAGCCCACTGATGGCTCGCTGGCAGtttgcggcggcggctcaCATGGATCATGAGGGGAACTATGAAGTAGTAGGGTCGTGTAGGTTAGTGCCCCTGGCTGTTGGGTATTGGCCAAGTTGGTGGTCAAAGGACTCAGTGGATGGGCGTGGGTGCCAGTTTCTTTCCGGTCGTGTGGTCGACACATCCCGCACATGGTTCGttagtttatcccttctTCGATTGAACCCCCTCTAATGTTGGTAGTTCTCGGGTTCCAACATTACCATCTTGAACGCATGTTTCTCCAAATATTTGAGCCCAGACTGTGGTGTCCAAGTCTGCATACGGTTAAGAGCGATTGATAGCAGATGTATGTGTCCTCCACTAAGCCCGAGAAATTCTAGCTAATGCAGGCGGAAAACAGAGGGCAGCACTGAATCACCTCCGGATGGCAATTGGCCTTGCGATTCATAACGTCTCTGTCGTTGGTGCAACCTTCATCGCACATCATGTTCTTTACGCGTGTAAGTATCAATGTTCGAGCATTCCACTAGATGTTGAGTTGACTCATTCAGgcggtatttattttaatgaCGCTGCAGAAAGGCGAGAGGCACTCAGTTTCTTAGACGGAATGTCAATATCCATAGGATGGTCTATGGGCCGATTGCAGACCAAGCTGAACCAGGTGTGGTTCAAAAATGATAAATAATCCAAATACGCAAATTATGCCTGCCTATCGTCGTGTACTTGCTTAATCACTGAAATACATAGTGTATCAACATGTAGATGTTGTCCACCGCCTCATCATTCTCATCCAGCACAGAAGTAGATGCCTCCACTGCCCACTTATCCAAGCTCCTAACATGCAGATCCTTCCAAGTCGCAGTCGTACACTTGCCCAGAGCCTCCGTCTTGATGCTTCCATCATCAGGTCTGCTCACACCCTGGATCGACACCCCATTGACGAGCTTGCTGCTCTGCGAGACCCAGACAATGTCACGGACCTCAAGCTTGGCTTGCTGTCGTGACCAGAAAGGCAGTCGGTCCTTGAGATTACCCAGCTCCATTTTTGACGTTGTTTCTTCGCTGCCATTCTTCTTTGCAGCGATAAGCCTGGAGCTGAACCCATACCACTCGTTCACAAAGTCATTCTTTAGATCAAACATGGCCCAGAAGCCGTCTTGTGTTCCCTCAGTCTTGATAGCCTTGGAAGTGCTGCGCACGGCTTCGTTGGCAGCAGCCCGCAGCAGAGCGCCGCCTTCTTGAGCCGTGTACTGAAAGTGAATGAGAACGCCACTGATACTCTCATAGTCAAACTTGCGAATCTCGGTAGGAAGGTCGAGACGCCAAGTGGAAATGACACCAGCACCCTCAAACGGCATGTACTTGGGTCCAGAGAATGTCAGGTCAAAGACGCCAGTGTCCCCCGCGCCGCCGCTGATGGCAACTGCCGAAATGGGGATGTGATCAGTCCGGAAAGAGTCCTTGTCCTGTGCCATATACTCCGCAGCCTTTGAAGCAGACGTTGAGACACGGTAGCGATGGCTGGTCAACTGTAGCGTCGCGTTGATGTTGGTATGAGGTCCAACCACAGCTGGGATAGACACTGCAATGGACCGGATGCGACGCACGTAGTGACCAGGGAAGTCCATGTCGAAAAGAGACTCGCTGAGGGAGAAGCTGGCACTGCCGTTCAAACGGAGCGATAGTAGAGCGAGGGGGTCAATCTGTCTGAGGGAAATCGTCTTGGAAACCTCGAAATCGGGATCTTGAGCATCATAATGCGCTGTCTCGAGTCTCTTGAGGTCAGGGTGGAGATGGTCTGCAGCAAGCAATCCGTCATGAGAAGAGTCCCAGTAACCACCAGGACGGAGCAGAGAAATCTTGCGCCCCTGCTCGAAAGACAAGGAGCTCTCTGCTTTGCGCGCAGTGTAGAGAGCCAGAATGTAGGCGTGATAGTAAAGACTCCTTAGGCTCTTCTCCATCCACGAGTATAGTTGCTTGTTGGTGTACTTGGTGCGGTACCACTTCTCAGCTTGAATGGCGTCCTCAATCTCGGCATGTTGCATCTTGATCTCGTGTTGTGCAGACTGGACCCTGATTTTCTGCATCTCGATCTGCTTGTCGATCGACTTGATCTCTCTTCCATGAATATTGGCCTGTATTCTGCGATCCTGAAGTTGCCGGACGAGTTGAGCCTTGCGAGAAGCCTGGCCAGCTTCATCACCagacatcatggccatcatcttgAGATAAGTTGAGCCGGCAGAAGTCATCATGGCAATGTTCTGGCCACCGACGGTGACACTTGCTCCAACACCCATGGGCGCTCCCATCGTCTCAATCTCGGGGATGGCACAAAGAGGACCGACCAAGCCGTCAATACCAGCAGCGACCGTGTTGAGAAGACTGGCCGCAGTCGTCATGTCCATTTCCATCTTTTCATAAGACGACATTCGCAGATCGTCCTTGGTCGGAGTATCAATGTTCTGCGCAATGTCTTCCCAGTTGCTTGTGGAAGTGGGGATGATCGACTCAGGCTCGCCGATGAGAGCGAGGTAGAACTTGAGTTGCGAAACTTGGGACTCTCGGTTGACGAGGAGAGAGTCAATTGGTTGCTGTGCCTCCTTCAGCTGCAAGTTCTTGATATCGAGCATCATCTTCTGGACCGCGACGGCGTGTCGCTGACGAAGGGCACTGAAAGACTCGTTCTCTTTTCTCTCGGTAGCGGCGAGAAGGCGCTCTCCCAGGGACCGCAATTCGCTACACAAGTCTAGAGCTCGATGGAGGAGAAATTCAAATCGTTGGCGTGGGAGAGGACTGTTTTGATCACCCAAGGCAACGGAGATAGCCTCGgacatgcccatgcccagTGTCATTAGCCCGTCCGGGTCAATGAGAGGTTCAATGAGAGCGTATGTCACTGGCCGTCCTTGAATATCGAGCGAATTGCGAATGTTGTAAAGACGCTCATTCAGAAGGCTGCGAAGCTGCTTGAACTTGGGATTCAGGGGTACACAGAAGTACGTGGTTCGAAGATAGCAGACCCTCTGTTCTCCTTTAGGATCCGCGTCTAGCTGTTGCTGCGTTCCCTTCTTTAGTTGCGAGGAGAAAGGGAGTCCAAGCTCGAGTTGAGCGTCTTCCTGACTTAGATTGGCAAATGTCCGGGGCTTCTTGTTGCCGAGCTTAGGGACCTTGGGTGGCTCGGGTCCAAGGATGTGTCCGGCCTCGACGTAACGTTGGATAGCAAGAGGGAGGCTCTCTAGAGTGCCCTGGCGGAAATGTGCGTCTCCGGCAGCAATCAGAATCTCGGCATACTTCATGACGATCCATTTCATGTATGCCTCTGGTCGTCCTCTCGCAGTAGCATGCACGAGGGCTCCATGGGATCTCCTCTCCATGATCGCCAGGTTGAAGTTGCTATCCTTTGCTAAATCACCAAGCTTGATATCCACTTTCTGCCTCTTCTGAATCGAGATAGCAATGCCCTGGAATGGAGGGAACTTCCAACACGATTGCGCGAATGTCCAGTGGAGTGGACTGTTGGGGTTGTCATGTCGATAGAAACAGGTCTCTGAGCTGGGATCAAACACCAAACGGGCGACTTGAAGGGCTTCATCAAACTGCTGAGTGGCAAAGAAGCGATCCACAGCCAAGAGAACAGAGTGCAGGCCGATCTCCCAGTTGTACAGAGCTGTGGGCTGAGAAAGCTCGTGATACGTGGCAGAACCCGGAGTTCTGGGCGTGTCTGGTTGGCCATCCGTATCTGCTCCAAATGTGATTGCCATGGATTTTGTGTCTCTGCGTTGTTTTTCGTTGATGGCACGATCACCAAGAACTTTGTAGATACGCTTCACAGGATCAACCCGGCTGGAAGCAGCCTCCATCAGCTTGTGGGAGAAGCTGTGATCCAATTCGACAAGCTTCATCAAAGTGTCGAGATCGCCGGTTCCCCACCAAGTGTAGGTTGGAAACAAAGGCTTCATGGGAAGAGTGAAATGGGTGGTG comes from Fusarium falciforme chromosome 11, complete sequence and encodes:
- a CDS encoding Alpha-galactosidase; translation: MSGLLLASLIALSGAYAKTVRSPTPPMGWNTYNRYNCNPTEEIVKANAKGMVDLGFAELGYTIVAVDCGWMTNERDENNRLQWNTKIFPSGPKALGEYIHDLGLEFGLYSGGGYYQCGSTDLPGSLGYEEIDAQSFAEWGGDALKYDNCYSTSKTVMVDSTSPEAQSPDRFIKMGAALNETDRDIKLFLCQWGIGENVPDWAAPLGNTWRMSNDIFGAWRAIWRITNQVVGHAKHTRPGAFADMDMLEIGLGFLSFEEERFHFGFWSMMKSPLLIGGVLDEKEMPSESIKIMSNKEVIAINQDPLGKAAELVIRYTEEEWDVWAGDLSSNRKVLAVANWKNESQTVDVDLSLIGVGKAKARDVWAHADGSISDIETFELKAHELRLLVLSEIEEASRPKALSYYAADDASLEGSAKIVDCSKTECLPVNKKIGNIGGKDTKVTFKSVSAPRDGEVLVGIDFINYDYRHTMWDWESNTRNMTIAVNKGDSKRWAFPIAGGDWFESGRLNVVLDGFVKGDGNTVTFTPSSSSGWAPDLVGFEIFE